From Flavobacterium alkalisoli, the proteins below share one genomic window:
- a CDS encoding DMT family transporter has product MQSKNLKWYLLIVLACIWGSSFILMKRGLEGLTAFQMGSLRIIFCALFLLIVGFKSLKTIPLGKWKYIAATALTGTFLPVYLFSIAQTEINSSVSAILNSLVPLNTLVIGALVFGLQFQRRQYFGVVIGLIGSILLVYNGAADNPGQNYYFALFVVLATICYATNVNLIKKYLSDLTPLSITVGNFVVMLVPALIILFCSGFSGVMIKPEAQTAMMYIAILGILGTGIANIVFFRLIQMSSPVFASSVTYLIPIVACIWGLLDNESLSLAQGFGALVILIGVYFSARK; this is encoded by the coding sequence ATGCAGTCAAAAAACTTAAAATGGTATCTTTTAATAGTGTTAGCCTGTATTTGGGGCAGTTCTTTTATATTGATGAAGAGAGGTCTGGAAGGGCTTACGGCTTTCCAGATGGGTTCGCTGCGTATTATATTCTGTGCACTTTTCCTGTTAATAGTAGGTTTTAAAAGTCTTAAAACCATTCCGTTAGGTAAGTGGAAGTACATAGCTGCAACAGCATTAACAGGTACTTTTTTGCCTGTATACCTGTTTTCTATAGCACAAACGGAAATAAACAGTTCGGTTAGTGCCATCTTAAATTCTTTGGTGCCGCTTAATACGCTTGTTATCGGGGCGCTTGTGTTTGGGCTTCAGTTCCAGAGGAGGCAGTATTTTGGGGTGGTTATAGGTTTAATAGGAAGTATACTTTTAGTGTATAATGGTGCTGCAGACAATCCTGGACAAAACTATTATTTTGCTTTGTTTGTGGTGTTGGCTACCATTTGCTATGCTACAAACGTAAACCTGATAAAAAAATACCTTTCAGATCTTACTCCGCTAAGTATAACAGTAGGTAATTTTGTTGTAATGCTTGTGCCTGCCCTTATTATCCTATTTTGTTCAGGGTTTAGTGGTGTAATGATAAAGCCCGAGGCTCAAACCGCAATGATGTATATAGCCATACTGGGTATATTAGGTACCGGTATAGCAAATATTGTTTTCTTCAGGCTTATACAAATGTCGTCTCCTGTATTTGCATCTTCGGTTACTTATTTAATACCTATAGTAGCCTGTATTTGGGGCTTGTTGGATAATGAATCGCTTAGCTTAGCTCAGGGATTCGGAGCTTTGGTAATTTTAATAGGGGTTTATTTCTCTGCAAGGAAATAA
- a CDS encoding heavy-metal-associated domain-containing protein — MNSIKKIAFFALTAALFVSCNDKKENMETPEGSADTTMTDATAAANVETTSFKIDGMVCPDGCAAMIERKLAALEGVEDANVDFDNKTATISYDAEKQTPETLVSTVENIPNTNGAYKVSDVHSSADKAYYGVDQEKEKTKKAADKKNDKSCSSGEKKEGSSCCGGAKKCSSETKKPTTM, encoded by the coding sequence ATGAACAGTATTAAAAAAATTGCATTCTTCGCACTTACAGCAGCTTTATTTGTTAGCTGTAATGACAAGAAAGAAAACATGGAGACTCCTGAAGGATCTGCAGATACTACAATGACAGATGCTACAGCAGCTGCTAATGTAGAAACAACTTCTTTTAAAATCGATGGTATGGTATGTCCTGATGGATGTGCAGCCATGATAGAACGTAAACTTGCTGCTCTTGAAGGCGTTGAGGATGCTAATGTTGATTTTGACAACAAAACAGCTACAATTTCTTATGACGCTGAAAAACAAACTCCTGAAACACTTGTTTCTACTGTAGAAAACATTCCAAATACAAATGGCGCTTACAAAGTATCAGATGTGCACTCTTCGGCTGACAAAGCTTACTATGGTGTAGATCAGGAGAAAGAAAAAACTAAAAAAGCAGCCGACAAGAAAAACGATAAATCTTGTTCGTCAGGAGAGAAAAAAGAAGGAAGCTCATGCTGTGGCGGAGCTAAAAAATGCTCTTCTGAAACTAAGAAACCTACAACTATGTAA
- the gldD gene encoding gliding motility lipoprotein GldD: MVSIAAFSASCGGDTVPKPEAYLRLDYNEANYMLYNKDCAFDFAVNDRVVVEDKGNCNLTLRYPNMKASVYLTYKPVNGNIEKLLRDAQKLTYEHVIKADGIQEQPFAIPEKKLYGMFYQVGGDAATNAQFYVTDSTNHFVTGSLYFYVKPNYDSLMPAASYVKNDMRTLMESIRWK; this comes from the coding sequence ATGGTTTCAATAGCTGCTTTTTCGGCAAGCTGCGGAGGCGATACAGTGCCTAAACCTGAGGCTTACCTGAGGCTGGATTACAACGAGGCCAACTATATGCTTTATAATAAGGATTGTGCTTTTGATTTTGCAGTAAACGATAGAGTTGTTGTTGAAGATAAGGGCAATTGCAACCTTACTCTCAGATACCCTAACATGAAGGCAAGTGTTTACCTTACTTACAAGCCTGTTAACGGTAATATTGAAAAATTGCTTAGGGATGCACAAAAACTGACTTATGAGCACGTTATTAAGGCTGATGGTATACAGGAACAGCCGTTTGCTATTCCCGAAAAGAAACTTTACGGAATGTTTTATCAGGTAGGAGGTGATGCGGCAACTAATGCTCAGTTTTATGTAACCGACAGTACGAATCATTTTGTTACGGGGTCTTTATATTTTTATGTAAAGCCTAATTACGACTCCCTTATGCCGGCAGCAAGTTATGTGAAAAACGATATGCGAACCCTTATGGAAAGCATACGATGGAAATAA